The Pseudomonadota bacterium genome contains a region encoding:
- the exbB gene encoding TonB-system energizer ExbB: MEWLKYTIDYGIIGLLVIMSFVAVAIAVERFLAYKKIQISDFADKRELELFLTGRLHLIATIGSNAPYIGLLGTVLGIMLTFYTMGKTGFMDTGKIMVGLALALKVTAAGLIVAIPAIVLYNLLQRKVRVLLLQWDIANGR; the protein is encoded by the coding sequence ATGGAGTGGCTTAAATACACCATAGATTACGGCATCATTGGTCTTCTGGTGATCATGAGTTTTGTGGCCGTGGCAATAGCTGTGGAAAGATTTCTTGCCTATAAAAAGATACAGATAAGTGATTTTGCCGACAAACGAGAACTGGAGCTGTTTCTCACCGGGCGCTTGCATCTTATTGCAACCATCGGCAGCAATGCCCCCTATATCGGGCTGCTTGGTACGGTGCTGGGCATCATGCTGACCTTTTACACCATGGGCAAAACCGGTTTCATGGATACCGGAAAAATCATGGTGGGCCTTGCCCTTGCCTTGAAGGTCACCGCCGCAGGGCTCATTGTCGCGATTCCGGCCATTGTTCTCTACAATCTTCTGCAAAGAAAGGTTCGCGTTTTACTCCTGCAATGGGACATCGCAAATGGAAGATAA
- a CDS encoding biopolymer transporter ExbD: MEDKGFDTINVIPLVDVMLVLLTIVLTTSTFIAVGAIPVQLPQASAAAEQQLKSTTISIDKSGSIFLDNQLESKASLRKNMICKSREIPVVIRADKDIALQLFVDVMDIVKDLGFQKVSLQTEKT; this comes from the coding sequence ATGGAAGATAAAGGCTTTGATACGATAAATGTCATCCCGCTGGTTGACGTGATGCTGGTACTCTTGACCATAGTGCTCACCACATCGACTTTTATTGCGGTGGGAGCAATCCCTGTCCAGTTGCCGCAGGCATCTGCCGCAGCGGAACAGCAATTAAAGAGCACGACGATCTCCATTGATAAGAGCGGCAGTATTTTTCTGGATAATCAACTGGAATCAAAGGCCAGCCTTCGCAAAAACATGATTTGCAAGTCCAGAGAAATTCCTGTGGTGATAAGGGCTGACAAGGATATCGCCCTGCAATTATTCGTCGATGTAATGGATATTGTCAAGGATCTGGGCTTTCAGAAAGTAAGCCTGCAAACGGAAAAGACATGA